The following proteins are co-located in the Dehalococcoides mccartyi 195 genome:
- a CDS encoding respiratory chain complex I subunit 1 family protein, which produces MSLNLVLYGLINTALALLVSPLFISLIKKVKAYAQGRVGPPLLQTYYQLYKLFKKERVYSYQTSFIIRLTPYLSLVFMLVASLSVPLVFIPAADPGLGNIILFLYLMVMSRFFMALSGLDAGSSFGGMGSSREMTISAIIEPVVIIVFGALAYVLQTTSLFDMFAQVRESSFLSNPSLILTGISLFIILIVETSRIPVDNPETHLELTMIHEAMTLEYSGPDLALIELSHALKQTLLMGVLLNIIAPWGLAAESTAGGIALAFLAFVIKGSLLAVGVGIFESLMAKFRLFRVPGLFMLAFFFSFITVIFKFLA; this is translated from the coding sequence GTGAGCTTAAATCTGGTGTTATACGGTCTTATAAACACCGCTCTGGCCCTGCTGGTATCTCCCCTCTTTATCAGCCTTATTAAAAAGGTCAAGGCTTATGCTCAGGGACGGGTGGGGCCGCCCCTTTTACAGACCTACTACCAGCTGTACAAACTTTTCAAGAAGGAACGGGTTTATTCCTATCAAACTTCCTTTATAATCCGCCTGACCCCTTACCTGAGCCTGGTTTTTATGCTGGTGGCCTCTTTATCTGTGCCGCTGGTTTTTATACCTGCGGCAGACCCCGGTCTGGGCAATATCATCTTGTTTTTATACCTCATGGTTATGTCCCGCTTTTTCATGGCACTTTCGGGGCTGGATGCCGGCAGCAGTTTCGGGGGTATGGGCAGTTCCCGCGAGATGACCATTTCAGCCATTATAGAGCCGGTGGTTATTATCGTATTCGGGGCGCTGGCGTATGTGCTTCAGACAACCAGCCTGTTTGATATGTTTGCTCAGGTGCGGGAAAGCAGTTTTTTGTCCAATCCCAGCCTGATACTGACCGGTATTTCACTTTTTATAATCCTTATTGTAGAGACTTCGCGGATACCGGTGGATAACCCCGAAACCCATCTGGAACTGACTATGATACACGAAGCCATGACGCTGGAATATTCCGGGCCGGATTTGGCACTGATAGAGCTTTCCCATGCCCTTAAACAAACCCTGCTGATGGGGGTGCTTCTAAATATAATCGCTCCCTGGGGGCTGGCGGCGGAAAGTACGGCTGGCGGCATAGCTTTAGCGTTTCTGGCTTTTGTGATAAAAGGCAGCCTGCTTGCGGTGGGGGTGGGCATATTTGAGTCCCTCATGGCCAAGTTCCGCCTTTTCCGGGTACCGGGGCTTTTTATGCTGGCTTTTTTCTTTTCCTTTATCACCGTAATATTTAAATTTTTGGCCTAG
- a CDS encoding proton-conducting transporter membrane subunit — protein sequence MTAGFWLGGGILLLFAALAGIVFNHGGKKVWQAVLWLIIAAAVCLICGSLGVFFGNPLDISLWSIAPGLDIAFYIDRLASFFILIISLVSLCVAIYSLGYNNHLFSNERANLLSAFMGIFIFSMAGVVASANTFSLLFFWEIMALSSFFLMMNDYQAVFTQRAGVYYFVLTQLSTVFLMLMAVVMYIQNGSFELSLDGAPSGIQSLVFVLAFLAFGIKAGIIPLHKWLPYAHSASPSNISALMSGVMLKVAIYGLVRFLMDVLSPEIWWGVVILLLGAVSALLGVIYALKEHDLKTLLAFHSIENIGIILMGIGLYVIFGLYGQDTLALLALGSALFHSLNHAIFKSLLFMTAGSVVMAVGDRNIEKMGGLVKLMPYTSVIFLVGAVSISALPPFNGFMSELMLFESFFQSFSLAESSIKILLFSVLAILALTSALAAACFVKAFGAVFLAMPRSQEAASAKEVSKSMIIGPAILAVACLVLGLFAVQVFQSAGYSFDLPDMSLVGLVLVIFGVLVFGMVRLFSPRKSRRSETWACGYIRPTPRFEYTATGFAEPLFQIFRLIYRTRHYNERSYEDNQQAIFKQGKSAIHTLKFFDEYIYLPIAGFFGRISRFVSRL from the coding sequence ATGACAGCGGGTTTTTGGCTCGGCGGGGGTATTTTGCTGCTTTTTGCCGCCTTGGCGGGCATAGTCTTCAATCACGGCGGCAAAAAAGTCTGGCAGGCGGTGCTGTGGCTGATTATAGCGGCAGCGGTATGCCTGATTTGCGGGTCTTTAGGGGTATTTTTCGGTAACCCGCTGGATATTTCCCTCTGGAGTATTGCACCCGGGCTGGATATAGCTTTCTATATTGACCGTCTGGCCTCATTTTTTATCCTGATAATCAGCCTGGTTTCACTCTGCGTGGCAATTTATTCGCTGGGTTACAATAATCACCTGTTTTCCAATGAACGTGCCAACCTGCTTTCAGCCTTTATGGGTATTTTCATATTTTCCATGGCCGGGGTGGTGGCCTCAGCCAATACTTTCAGCCTGTTATTCTTCTGGGAGATAATGGCGCTTAGCTCCTTTTTCCTGATGATGAATGATTATCAGGCGGTATTTACCCAGCGGGCCGGCGTCTATTATTTCGTGCTTACCCAGCTTAGCACTGTTTTCCTGATGCTGATGGCTGTGGTTATGTATATCCAAAACGGCAGTTTTGAACTCAGCCTTGACGGTGCGCCGTCCGGTATCCAAAGCCTCGTTTTTGTACTGGCATTTCTGGCTTTTGGGATAAAGGCCGGTATCATCCCCCTTCACAAGTGGCTGCCTTATGCCCACTCAGCCAGCCCCTCCAATATTTCCGCCCTGATGTCCGGGGTAATGCTCAAGGTGGCTATTTACGGTCTGGTACGCTTCCTTATGGATGTGCTCAGTCCGGAAATATGGTGGGGGGTGGTCATACTCCTTTTGGGAGCGGTCAGCGCCTTGCTGGGGGTAATATACGCCCTGAAAGAGCATGACCTTAAAACTTTGCTGGCTTTCCACAGTATTGAAAATATCGGCATTATCCTGATGGGTATCGGGCTGTATGTTATTTTCGGTCTGTACGGGCAGGATACTTTAGCCCTGCTGGCACTCGGTTCAGCTTTATTCCACAGCCTGAACCATGCCATCTTTAAAAGCCTGCTGTTTATGACTGCCGGGTCGGTGGTTATGGCAGTGGGTGACCGTAATATTGAAAAAATGGGCGGGCTGGTGAAGCTGATGCCCTACACTTCGGTTATCTTTCTGGTGGGGGCGGTTTCCATATCCGCCCTGCCGCCTTTCAATGGTTTTATGAGTGAGCTGATGCTCTTTGAGTCTTTCTTCCAGTCATTTTCTCTGGCTGAAAGCAGCATAAAGATACTTCTGTTCAGTGTGCTGGCCATACTGGCGCTTACTTCGGCTCTGGCGGCTGCCTGTTTTGTAAAGGCTTTCGGGGCGGTCTTTCTGGCCATGCCCCGCAGTCAGGAAGCAGCCTCGGCTAAGGAAGTTTCAAAAAGCATGATTATCGGGCCGGCCATACTGGCAGTTGCCTGTCTGGTACTGGGTCTTTTTGCGGTTCAGGTATTCCAGTCGGCAGGTTACAGTTTTGATCTGCCTGATATGTCACTGGTTGGCCTGGTGCTGGTTATATTCGGGGTTTTGGTCTTCGGTATGGTCAGGCTGTTTTCACCCCGGAAAAGCCGCCGGAGTGAGACATGGGCTTGCGGATATATCCGCCCCACCCCCCGCTTTGAGTATACCGCCACCGGCTTTGCCGAACCTCTTTTCCAGATATTCCGGCTGATATACCGCACCCGCCACTACAATGAACGCAGTTACGAAGATAACCAGCAGGCTATTTTCAAGCAGGGCAAGTCCGCCATTCATACCTTAAAGTTTTTTGATGAGTATATTTACCTGCCAATTGCCGGTTTCTTCGGGCGTATTTCCCGTTTCGTATCCCGCCTGTAG
- a CDS encoding methylglyoxal synthase: MEEPKITLGLIAHNNCKKDMVHLIQAYAHLMKGHHLIATKSTGELIRKHTGLPVILKESGPDGGELQLGGFVASGIIKAVIFLRDPLKRKSHEPDVTALMRVCDAHNIPLATNRATAACVLHTVLFHPDKLEDMPPKESDDDP; the protein is encoded by the coding sequence ATGGAAGAACCTAAGATTACTCTGGGTCTTATTGCCCACAATAACTGCAAAAAGGACATGGTACACCTGATTCAAGCTTATGCCCACCTGATGAAGGGGCATCACCTTATTGCTACTAAAAGCACCGGCGAACTTATCCGGAAACATACCGGGCTGCCGGTTATACTCAAGGAAAGCGGCCCTGACGGCGGGGAACTGCAGCTGGGAGGGTTTGTGGCCAGCGGCATAATCAAAGCCGTAATCTTCCTGCGTGACCCGCTGAAACGCAAAAGCCATGAACCGGATGTTACCGCCCTGATGCGGGTATGCGATGCCCATAATATCCCGCTGGCTACCAACCGGGCTACGGCTGCCTGTGTCCTTCATACAGTACTTTTCCACCCCGACAAACTGGAGGATATGCCGCCTAAAGAAAGCGACGACGACCCTTAA
- a CDS encoding FmdB family zinc ribbon protein, producing the protein MAIYEFSCAKCSHVFDVNLKVDNRDTPQVCPECKATGCKRSFGSSVTSHVSSGAKTNRSGTKNRTPEKKVIHLSNLNKSG; encoded by the coding sequence ATGGCAATATATGAGTTCAGCTGCGCCAAATGCAGCCACGTGTTTGATGTTAACCTGAAGGTAGATAACCGGGATACTCCCCAGGTTTGTCCGGAATGCAAAGCTACCGGATGCAAACGCAGCTTCGGCAGTTCGGTCACTTCCCATGTTTCAAGCGGTGCCAAAACAAACAGGAGCGGCACTAAAAACAGAACACCCGAAAAAAAGGTAATCCACCTGAGCAATCTAAACAAGTCCGGCTGA
- a CDS encoding mechanosensitive ion channel family protein: MLIEFTLESLVMLAIVAAVALVLFLLVNRLFSKFIRKDEENKVSLLRNVLKAIRLPVLLIIWCLALYVITENLTIEVELGKQISQALELLMVAFTLWIGAGLIEGLLSWLKTEIPGKANSKVNDYIIDSLRFVVPFLALLALVVAGINVYGVSADGLTVWLGTHGVKLLLIIGLVIAGVYAVSRGVPALIRGIMFGGVAKPKEEARKRADTLIGVAVSTAEVVVVAMGAFVALSEVGLDIGPILAGVGVLGVAIGFGAQSLVKDYLSGLFIILENQYSVGDVIKVMDVVGEVEFIDLRRTIVRDLDGVVHVVSNGEIRITSNYTKYLSRVNFDISIGYQEDINHAIDVINRVCAEFTSEPEWNKSVVKNSLGVLRVNKLGDSGVDIKVLGDVKPGTQWAIKGELRKRIKIAFDRENIEIPWPHTKVFFGNALPDTKAQIPKVPDGEHPEAESDSE; the protein is encoded by the coding sequence ATGCTGATAGAATTTACACTTGAAAGTCTGGTTATGCTGGCTATTGTAGCAGCTGTGGCCTTGGTGCTGTTTTTGTTGGTAAACAGGCTGTTTTCCAAATTTATACGCAAAGATGAGGAAAACAAAGTAAGCCTGCTCAGGAATGTTCTTAAAGCCATCCGCCTCCCGGTTTTGCTCATTATCTGGTGTCTGGCGCTGTATGTTATTACTGAAAATCTGACTATTGAAGTAGAGCTAGGCAAGCAGATTTCCCAGGCTCTTGAGCTACTCATGGTAGCCTTTACTCTTTGGATAGGGGCCGGGCTTATAGAGGGGCTGCTTAGCTGGCTGAAAACGGAAATACCCGGCAAGGCCAATTCAAAGGTAAATGACTATATAATAGACAGCCTCCGTTTCGTAGTGCCCTTTCTGGCACTGCTGGCGCTGGTTGTGGCAGGTATAAATGTATACGGGGTGTCAGCCGACGGGCTGACTGTCTGGCTGGGTACGCACGGAGTCAAACTGCTGCTTATTATCGGTTTGGTGATTGCCGGGGTTTATGCCGTCAGCCGGGGGGTGCCGGCCCTTATCCGCGGCATAATGTTCGGCGGGGTTGCCAAACCCAAAGAAGAGGCCAGAAAGCGGGCGGATACCCTTATCGGGGTGGCCGTTTCCACTGCTGAGGTAGTAGTGGTGGCTATGGGGGCTTTTGTAGCGCTGTCTGAAGTGGGGCTGGATATCGGGCCTATCCTGGCCGGGGTCGGCGTTCTGGGGGTGGCTATCGGCTTTGGCGCCCAGAGTCTGGTCAAAGACTATCTTTCAGGTTTGTTTATCATACTGGAAAACCAGTATTCGGTGGGAGATGTAATAAAGGTTATGGATGTGGTGGGAGAGGTGGAATTTATAGACCTCCGCCGGACCATTGTGCGTGACCTGGACGGGGTGGTGCACGTGGTTTCCAACGGCGAAATACGGATAACCAGTAACTACACCAAGTACCTTTCAAGGGTTAATTTTGATATCAGCATCGGCTATCAGGAAGATATAAATCACGCCATAGATGTTATAAACAGAGTATGCGCCGAATTTACCAGTGAACCCGAATGGAATAAATCTGTAGTTAAAAATTCACTTGGGGTGCTCAGGGTAAATAAACTGGGTGATTCCGGGGTGGATATAAAAGTGCTGGGTGACGTCAAGCCTGGTACCCAGTGGGCTATAAAAGGCGAGCTTCGCAAGCGGATAAAGATAGCTTTTGACCGCGAAAATATTGAAATACCCTGGCCGCATACCAAAGTATTCTTCGGCAATGCTCTGCCGGATACAAAGGCGCAAATTCCCAAAGTGCCGGATGGAGAACATCCGGAAGCGGAGTCTGACTCGGAGTAG
- a CDS encoding TetR/AcrR family transcriptional regulator, whose product MDGFEKRKTQSKEAILKVALELFEQHGFSRVCIPEIARQAGVSPVTVYNHFGNKEELIKEIFKVFLDNLLDSYRKIIEAKMPFEEKLETLFFSQEAFTQQYQGELMETSAKRYPVVQEYIDDYWGEQRDNLIGKLLAEGKAGGYIRPDLSLQVFFFYYQIVRRGVYAIPNIAERMLNKPHLMPEVISVAIHGLRG is encoded by the coding sequence ATGGACGGATTTGAAAAACGCAAGACCCAGAGTAAAGAAGCTATTTTGAAAGTTGCCCTGGAATTATTTGAACAGCATGGTTTCAGCCGTGTTTGCATACCTGAAATTGCCCGGCAGGCAGGCGTTTCACCGGTGACGGTCTATAATCACTTCGGAAATAAAGAAGAGCTTATCAAAGAGATATTCAAGGTCTTTCTGGATAACCTGCTGGATAGCTACCGCAAGATAATAGAGGCCAAAATGCCGTTTGAGGAAAAGCTGGAGACCTTGTTTTTCAGCCAGGAGGCCTTTACCCAGCAGTATCAGGGTGAGCTTATGGAGACCTCCGCGAAGCGTTATCCGGTAGTGCAGGAGTATATTGATGATTACTGGGGAGAGCAGCGGGACAACCTTATCGGCAAGCTTCTGGCTGAAGGGAAAGCCGGCGGTTACATACGGCCAGACCTCAGCCTGCAGGTCTTTTTCTTTTACTATCAGATAGTCAGGCGGGGTGTTTATGCCATACCTAATATTGCTGAAAGAATGCTGAATAAACCCCATCTTATGCCGGAGGTCATCTCGGTGGCTATCCATGGTTTGCGCGGTTAG
- a CDS encoding peroxiredoxin, protein MEEVTQPMPRIGDIAPQFEALTTHGVLKLEDFKGQWLIIFSHPADFTPVCTTEFIAFSEIYPELQKRGVELLGLSVDSNSSHIAWVRNVEEKTGIKIPFPIIADLNKEVSLAYGMIHPGQSKTETVRCVFILDPDQKIRLIMYYPMNVGRNMKEILRVIDALQTADENKVALPANWHPGDKVVVPPPSTQEMAEERMGQGYECIDWYLCKKNL, encoded by the coding sequence ATGGAAGAAGTAACTCAACCCATGCCCCGTATAGGGGATATCGCACCCCAGTTTGAAGCTTTGACTACTCACGGCGTTTTGAAACTGGAAGATTTTAAAGGCCAGTGGCTTATTATCTTTTCCCACCCCGCAGACTTTACCCCAGTTTGCACCACTGAATTTATTGCCTTTTCCGAGATTTATCCCGAACTGCAAAAGCGGGGGGTTGAGCTGCTGGGCCTGAGCGTAGACAGCAACTCGTCCCATATTGCCTGGGTAAGAAATGTTGAAGAAAAAACCGGAATAAAAATACCCTTCCCCATTATTGCTGACCTTAACAAAGAGGTCTCTTTGGCTTATGGCATGATTCACCCCGGACAGAGCAAAACCGAGACTGTCAGGTGCGTATTTATACTTGACCCTGACCAGAAAATACGCCTTATCATGTATTACCCCATGAACGTAGGGCGGAATATGAAGGAGATTTTGCGGGTGATTGACGCCCTTCAGACCGCTGACGAAAACAAGGTAGCCCTGCCGGCTAACTGGCATCCGGGTGACAAAGTGGTAGTGCCTCCGCCGTCTACCCAGGAAATGGCCGAGGAAAGAATGGGGCAGGGGTATGAATGTATAGACTGGTATTTGTGCAAGAAAAATCTTTAG
- a CDS encoding zf-TFIIB domain-containing protein: MICPACSKDMLVVEYREIELDYCPACHGVWFDAGELGLLLDAVKLKSTAPKAEEITDSREAKRHCPICRRKMKKTALLKDPLLITDDCPGGHGMFFDGGEVDQLITRLGKDTNQPAVDFLKEVFKAR; this comes from the coding sequence ATGATTTGCCCGGCTTGCTCTAAAGATATGCTGGTAGTAGAGTACCGCGAGATAGAGCTGGACTATTGTCCGGCCTGCCACGGGGTTTGGTTTGATGCCGGGGAACTGGGTCTGCTGCTGGATGCGGTAAAACTGAAAAGCACCGCCCCAAAGGCAGAAGAAATAACCGATAGCCGCGAGGCTAAACGCCACTGCCCCATCTGCCGCCGTAAGATGAAAAAAACTGCCCTCTTAAAAGACCCCCTGCTGATTACAGATGACTGTCCGGGGGGACATGGCATGTTTTTTGACGGGGGAGAGGTAGACCAGCTTATTACCCGCTTAGGCAAAGATACCAACCAACCGGCAGTGGATTTCCTCAAAGAGGTTTTCAAAGCCCGGTAA
- a CDS encoding LemA family protein — protein MWIALIVILALILILGLWFAGAYNGLVGLRNQVKNAWAQIDVQLKRRYDLIPNLIETVKGYMTHERQTLESVTNARNLAQQLSTSTSVEARAKAEGELSSALSRLLAVVENYPNLKANQNFLALQEELTSTENKISFARQFYNDSVMKYNNQTQMFPSNIVAGIANFKASEFFELKVEEERQAPKVKF, from the coding sequence ATGTGGATTGCACTTATAGTTATTCTGGCACTGATACTGATACTGGGGCTATGGTTTGCCGGTGCTTACAACGGGCTGGTAGGCCTGCGGAATCAGGTTAAAAACGCCTGGGCTCAGATAGATGTCCAGCTGAAAAGACGCTATGACCTGATACCCAACCTTATTGAAACAGTCAAAGGCTACATGACCCATGAACGGCAGACCCTTGAGTCTGTGACCAATGCCCGCAATCTGGCCCAGCAGTTATCCACTTCTACCAGTGTGGAGGCCAGAGCCAAAGCCGAAGGCGAACTGTCTTCCGCCCTTTCACGCCTGCTGGCAGTAGTTGAAAACTACCCCAATTTAAAGGCTAACCAGAACTTTCTGGCTTTGCAGGAAGAACTGACCTCTACTGAAAACAAGATAAGCTTTGCCCGCCAGTTTTACAATGATTCGGTTATGAAATACAACAACCAAACCCAGATGTTCCCCTCAAATATTGTGGCCGGTATAGCTAATTTCAAGGCCAGCGAATTTTTTGAGCTTAAAGTAGAAGAGGAACGCCAGGCTCCCAAGGTAAAGTTTTAA